In Cytobacillus oceanisediminis, the following proteins share a genomic window:
- a CDS encoding ABC transporter ATP-binding protein, protein MIKIRNVRKSFEEMDAVENVCIEVNKGSIYGLLGSNGAGKTTLLKLMAGIYAEDEGSVAIDGQPVFENPVIKDKMFFIQDHPYFLPQYTVKQMAQFYQNIYSRWDDGRFEELAAIFEMDIHKKIHRFSKGIQRQAAFILALSARPEVLILDEPMDGLDPVMRKKVKSLLIDEVAEREMTILISSHNLREVEDLCDYIGIMHKGRMILEKDLDDLKTDTHKIQVAFKGSVPAIFDPLKILHKEKRGSIMICIVKGDAKEISSYVEQFKPVIFDMLPLTLEEIFIYEMGDIGYAVQNILG, encoded by the coding sequence ATGATCAAAATCCGTAATGTACGTAAATCATTCGAGGAGATGGATGCTGTCGAAAATGTCTGCATCGAAGTCAATAAAGGGTCCATATACGGCTTGCTTGGTTCCAATGGAGCTGGGAAAACAACGCTCTTGAAGCTTATGGCAGGCATCTATGCGGAGGATGAAGGGTCTGTGGCCATTGACGGCCAGCCGGTCTTCGAAAATCCGGTAATTAAAGATAAGATGTTTTTTATTCAGGATCATCCCTATTTTCTGCCTCAATATACAGTTAAGCAAATGGCACAATTTTATCAAAATATTTACAGCAGATGGGATGACGGCCGCTTTGAAGAACTTGCTGCTATTTTTGAAATGGACATACATAAAAAGATTCATAGATTTTCAAAAGGCATTCAGAGGCAGGCTGCTTTTATCCTGGCTTTGTCTGCCAGGCCGGAAGTTTTAATTTTGGATGAGCCTATGGATGGGCTTGACCCGGTCATGAGAAAGAAAGTGAAAAGCCTGCTAATAGATGAGGTTGCTGAAAGAGAAATGACCATCCTTATTTCTTCTCATAATCTGCGTGAAGTGGAAGATTTATGTGATTATATTGGCATCATGCATAAAGGGCGTATGATCCTGGAAAAAGACCTGGATGACCTTAAAACAGATACACACAAGATTCAAGTGGCTTTTAAAGGATCTGTACCAGCCATTTTCGATCCGCTGAAAATCCTTCATAAAGAAAAAAGAGGCAGCATTATGATCTGCATTGTAAAGGGAGATGCGAAGGAAATATCGTCATATGTAGAACAATTTAAGCCAGTGATTTTCGATATGCTTCCCCTTACATTAGAGGAGATCTTCATTTATGAAATGGGGGACATTGGATATGCAGTCCAGAACATCCTTGGTTAA
- a CDS encoding GntR family transcriptional regulator, with protein MFELDVRSRKPIYEQLVERLKELIITEVLTADEQLPSVRTLAHQLTINPNTIQKAYRELESQGYIYSIKGKGSFVSPATPNLNSEKIEKVKIELSKLLSEAIYLGITKDELFKMIQELEAAIGGGIEDDQNP; from the coding sequence ATGTTTGAATTGGACGTAAGGAGCCGAAAGCCTATATATGAACAGCTGGTTGAGCGGCTTAAAGAGCTGATCATCACCGAGGTCTTAACAGCAGATGAACAGCTGCCTTCCGTTCGAACGCTGGCCCATCAGCTGACAATCAATCCCAATACGATTCAAAAGGCATACAGGGAACTTGAATCCCAGGGCTATATTTATTCTATAAAGGGGAAGGGCAGTTTTGTCAGTCCAGCGACTCCCAATCTGAACAGCGAAAAAATAGAAAAAGTGAAAATTGAGCTTTCAAAGCTTTTATCAGAAGCTATATATCTTGGAATCACAAAAGATGAATTATTTAAGATGATTCAGGAATTAGAAGCAGCTATAGGGGGAGGGATAGAAGATGATCAAAATCCGTAA